DNA from Terriglobus tenax:
GGAGCACGCAGATCAAGGCCGGTTCGGTGAGCCAGATGCCGGTCTACTTCCCGGATTTTCTACCAACGGCCCTGGACCTTGCGGGCGCGCCTGCCGAGCCGACGGACGGCATCAGCATCAAACCCTACCTGCTGAGTTCGCGCACAGGAGAAGACCGCTTCCTCTACTGGGAGTTCTATGAGCCGGTGTATCGCCAGGCCGGACGACTTGGCAAGTGGAAGGTCGTACGCCTGAAGAAGGGTGCGAAGCTGGAGCTCTATGACCTGAGCGTTGACCCGTGGGAGAGCAAGGACATCGCCGGCCAGCATCCGGATGTGATTGCACGCATGGAAGCCGAGCTGAAGAAGGCCCACCGCGAATCACCGGAGTATCCGGATAATCCGCCGGCAGGCTCAACCAAGCCACCCGAATAACAACGGGTTAGAGCGCCGAGGACGTGCAGCACCCTAACCCGCAATCGGACTAGTGGACACTAACGAGCGACTGCGAGACGGCCACCTGGTCGTCCGCGGGTGTCTTGTCCCCCGCCAGGTAATCGGACAGGCCGAAGGTGTGGCCCGCCTTGAGCGAGATCAATTGCAGCATGGCGTTCGTGGTGATCTTTGCCTGGCCATCGGTGGACAGGGTGCGCGTCAACTCGGCCAGCAACAGCGGGCCAATCACATCCAACTTCTGCCCCAGATAGTTGGCCAGCGATGTGCCTGCGATCGCCTTCGTCAGCGACTGCGCAAAGTCGGCCAAAGTCTTCAAGAGCATTTGCCGGTCGAGCGAAGCCTGGTTGGCGGCGTCGGAGGCAGTCTGGATAGCCTTTGCGGCATTGCCGATGATTTTGTTTTCGGCATACGCAATCCAGGCCAGCGAAGCAAGCTGGTTATCCTGTTCCCCTGTGGATCGCAGTTGGTTCGTGGTGATCGCCGGATTGTTGTTGAACATGCCGCCTACCAGGCCCAACACACGAGCCTTATCGGCGAGTGCCCGCAGACTGCCTGTCGCAACCGACACCTCAATCATGCTCTTCAACATATCTTTCATCGCCGGCAGCGGGCCGGGGTTCCATGTTGGAGACTTGCCCGAATCAAGATTGGCGCTCGTGCCGTCCCAATCGTTATTGGTGCAGATAGGTAACGCGGCATACGCATAGATATGCGCGGCCTCCGTGTCTGTGGCATGCGATGAGTCCTCCATGAACCACTGGTAGACATAGCGGCGCAGGTACTGCTGAATGAAACGCGACGCCATCAGCTGTGCTGCGGCTACCTCGTCCCTGCCGCGCTTCACGAACCATGCGTCCGCAAGTTCACCGCTTACCGCTACCTGCATCGAAACCGCCATGTCTCCCAGATTGTCAAAGTGAGCCGTGGCCGAGCCGCCGGTTGGCGTGGCCTGCCTGCTTGCCTGAATCACAGCCGCATCAAAATCTGAGAGAAAGCGCACGAAACTTCCTGCCGGCAGCTTGTCGGCAAGATACTGGGTCGTAAAGTCCTGTATGCCACCAGCAAGATACGTCTGTGTGCAGGCAGGCTTTATAAACCGCATCTCGTATGCCAGAGCCAGCGTGGGGTCGGTCAGGACCTTGCCGCTCAGATCTGCCTGGAACGCAAGATCCACCAGGCCGGCATAGAGTGTGCCGTTGGCGTTCACCTTCGAATCAACGAAAGCGATAAGGCTGGCGCCATTCCGCTGGATCTGCAGCTTGGCCACCGTGTCCTGCGTGACCGCACTGTCACTGACAAAGTTGGGGATCTGGATGTGAGTGGTTGCCTTGCTGTGAATCTCGTGGGTCATCACAGCATCCTGAATGGTGATGCCCGGGATCGGTCCATTGCCTGCAAACAGGACATCGAGCTGTCCCTTCTGCACAATGGCGGTAAACTGCGATGCCGCCTGATTCATATCGAAGACCAGATCGACCATGACCGCGTTGGATGTCGTCTTCTGATAGTTGTAGGCAAAGTCGAAGTTGTACTTGTTCGTCAGCGCGGCAACCAGCTTGTCATAAGCTCCTGACAGATTTTTGCCCAGCGCGGCAATCGCTGCCTGAACCGATTTCAGATCAGCCGTCACAAACGTGGACTTATTGAAGAAGGCCGCCAGGCGGGCCTGCACCCATTGATTGATGGCCGTGGTATTGGCCGCGGAGGTGATCGTACTCAGCCTGAAGGCAGTATCGATCTCTTTCTTCAGGCTGGTGATCACACTTCCACTCAGCACGCTCAGGATGTCGGCGGCGTACTTCTTTACCTGATCCTGGTAGGCACCGAGGGAAAGCGAGGAATTGGACCCCACCGCCTCCGCGATCCCCAGAAGCCAGTTGCGTGTTCCCACAGCCTGCAGGCCGTCCGATAGAGCCTTGTTGAAATCAGGGTTGTCCCGCAGATCGGTCAGCAGCGTGGTGACCAGCGCCTGTGTTGCAGCATCGGGCGAACCGAGAAGATTCCAAACCAGGGTCTTTACTGTGGACGAGCCCTGTGTGGCCAGCGCGTCCCACTGCGCGAGCGCATCCTTTACTGCTCCCACGGCCTGGCTGAGTTCGGTATCGATGTTCAGCCCGGTAACGGCATGCAGCAGGTTCTTTGCCGTATCCGTGGTGAGAGCGGCAAGGTTCGCGCCCAGGTCGCCCGTCGTCCACTGTTCCAGGATCGGGATGGACTTCTTCAGATCGTTGGCTACCTGCTGGGGCAACAGGCCGAAAGCTCCCGAGACAAGATCGCCCAGGTTTTCCGGCAGCAGCGGGTCAGCCTGCACGCCAACGGAGAGGTCCAGGCCGAAGTTGTAGCCATACGAGTTCTGCTTGTGCAGTTGCAGGGTCAGATTCTGGTCATCGGCGGGTCGGCCCACAATCGCCAGGTAACGCCCGCTGATGTTGTATCCAAGCTGGACGGACAGCGCCGAATCGATCTTCAGGCTCAGGTCCTGTTGCAGGCCGAGCTGCTGCAGAGTGGCTGGAATGTCTTTCTTGTAGGCGAAGTCGTAGCCGAGCTTGGCGCCGAGCGTCATGGCCAGCGAGCCGTCAATCTCGCCAATGATCCACGTGAAAGGAGCAAGATCTTCCGCCCGGCCAATGGCACGCGCGACCTTGATGTTGCTTCCCGCCGCTGCGATTGCGTGCAGAGCCGTTACGGTTGTGTGATCGAAGCGATGCAGCACCGCAAGCGTGGTGCCGCCCGCTCCCGTAACACCAAAGGTGGCCGAACCCGCTACACCAAAGGGAATGGTGCCGTTCACGCTGCCAGTGGCATTGGCATTAAAGGAGATAAGCAGGTAGCGATCGTTCGGGCCGGAGTCTGGAAAGGTGACGGAGGGCGCCGGGTCAAGCCCAAGCTTTCCCAAGGCAGTCTGGGGATCTTTGAAAACTCCCATCCCCGTACCAACACCGCCGCCGAAGCTGGCATTCAATGTGATGTTGGCGGTAGCGGCGACCGGAAGGTTGACGGCTGGAAATGACCCTTTGATCAGGTCCAGGTCGATGTCCGTGTCCGGGAAGAAGCCGTTGGCAGTAAAAATACCGAGAATTGTTGCGGAAATATGGTCATCGAGCGTAAGGGTGCCGGGTCCGACAGGAATATCCACAGGAGATACCTTTCTTGCTGCTCATCAATTTTGGCGGGGGAACCGATCATAGCAGTCATCGCCTGCCGTGCGATGATTAATGCATTGTGAGCGACGAATTTTCACGCATCAAACGCCTTCCGCCCTATGTCTTCAACATAACCGGCGAGTTGAAGGCGGCGGCGCGCAAGCGCGGCGAAGACATCATCGACTTTGGCATGGGAAACCCTGACGGCGCGACGCCGCAGCATATCGTCGACAAGATGATTGAGGCCGTGCAGAAGACGCGCACGCACCGGTACTCGCTTTCCAAGGGCATTCCGCGTCTGCGCAAGGCCATCTGCGACTGGTACCAGCGCCGCTACAACGTCACGCTGGACCCTGCGACCGAATCGATCATGACCATCGGCTCCAAGGAGGGCATCGCCCACCTGTGCCTGGCCGTGCTGGACAAGGGCGACACCGTGTTGGTGCCCAACCCCAGCTATCCCATCCACATCTACGGCCCGGTGATCGCCGGGGCTGACGTGCTGAGCGTGCCGATCACCGACTCCACCGACGAATTTCTGGCCCGCATTCAGGACGTCATCCCCCGCATGACGCCGCGGCCCAAGGTGCTGATCGTCAACTTCCCGGCCAATCCCACGGCACAGTGCGTCGAGCTGCCGTTCTTTGAGAAGCTGGTGGCCATCTGTAAGGAGTACGGCGTCTGGCTGGTCCACGACCTGGCCTATGCCGACATCGCCTTTGACGGCTACACCCCGCCCAGCGTGATGCAGGTGCCGGGCGCAAAGGACATCGCCGTCGAGTTCTTCACCCTGTCCAAGAGCTACAACATGCCCGGCTGGCGCGTCGGCTTCATGGTGGGTAACCCCACGCTGGTGGCCGCACTGGCCCGCATCAAGAGCTACTTCGACTACGGCACCTTCACACCCATCCAGGTGGCCAGCATCCTTGCGCTTGAGGGGCCGCAGGAATGCGTCCACCAGATCTGCGAGACCTACCGCAGCCGCCGCGATGTCCTGGTGAACGGCCTGAACAAACTCGGCTGGCCGGTGGAGATGCCCAAAGCGACCATGTTCGCCTGGGCCAAAATTCCCGAACAGTACCGCCACCTGAAGTCACTGGAGTTCAGCAAACTCATGCTCGAACAAGCCAAGGTAGCGGTAAGCCCCGGTATCGGCTTCGGAGAGTACGGCGACGACTACGTGCGGTTCTCATTGATCGAGAACGAAGAAAGAACCCGGCAGGCGCTGCGGGGGATTAAGCATATGTTCTCAAAGCCGATTGGGGATTGAGAAAGGGTGCTAGTTACGCTTGAACATCTCTCACTCAACATCGATGAAACTACATCTAATCCCAATCCTCTGGCCTCATGGAAGCGATAGCTGCATCATAAGCGCGAGTAAAATTTTCCGTGTGTTTAAAATCGAACTTGAAATTAATTGACAAGACCGTTGGCGGTTGCGACTTGTCATAGTTGATAGCCTGCTCGATGGTGCTTCTAATTTCGCTCGGAGCCTTATATAGGGTGTCTGTAAAAGTATCAGTAACCCCCAGCAAGGCTGTTTTAACTTGCAGCATTGATTCCGGAGGATGGATACGAAAGGTTTCCGACTCTGCCGAAACCAAAGCGGCTAAAATATCGTCGACTTCCGAGACCGCCTCGTATATCTGCATTGGATCACCGGCAATTCCTGATGGGCCCCAAGACTCAGGAATGCGCTTTGTGATCACATACACGAGCTTTTCCATTGTTGAAATTAGTTCTGAAAGTTTACTCTGCACATATTCGTTAAATTTTTTCCCATTAACATGTGTGTGAGGCCCGAGCACACGCCCGGCAATGACATCATCGAGCTGTCTTCTTGTCCGACTTAGCCGAGATTCTAATAGCTCCGCCGTGAGGAGGTGCTCCCAATACTCAGGCCTGTTTTCCACAAAGTACTTGGCCCGCTCACTCTCTCTCTGAAATACACCTAGATGTCTGAGATGACCTTCTCGACGCTTCGATAGCAACTCTCTCAATTGAGATGACACTTGGAGGCGAATTGTCGAAATAATGTCATCTTCAGACCTGAACGGGAATGTCCATCTTTGTGAGCGACGAACAGAATCTACAAACTTCAAGATATCCGGGGAATCAATCACTGCGGATAGGTCATTAGAAGGATTTGATTTCCATATTGGAAGCAAATCAATCAACCTTTGATCAACAAAAGTGAAGATATCTAAACCTTCTTGAACTGCGGCTTCATACTCGAGATTCACAATAGACTTGCCACTCGCTGAATCAACCGATCCCTTTTTCATGCCGACGATCAATATGAACAGGTCAGCGTTGTCTCTAACGTTCTTCTTGCAATTTTCTAAATTGCTCAATCGTGGATCTA
Protein-coding regions in this window:
- the alaC gene encoding alanine transaminase, with the protein product MSDEFSRIKRLPPYVFNITGELKAAARKRGEDIIDFGMGNPDGATPQHIVDKMIEAVQKTRTHRYSLSKGIPRLRKAICDWYQRRYNVTLDPATESIMTIGSKEGIAHLCLAVLDKGDTVLVPNPSYPIHIYGPVIAGADVLSVPITDSTDEFLARIQDVIPRMTPRPKVLIVNFPANPTAQCVELPFFEKLVAICKEYGVWLVHDLAYADIAFDGYTPPSVMQVPGAKDIAVEFFTLSKSYNMPGWRVGFMVGNPTLVAALARIKSYFDYGTFTPIQVASILALEGPQECVHQICETYRSRRDVLVNGLNKLGWPVEMPKATMFAWAKIPEQYRHLKSLEFSKLMLEQAKVAVSPGIGFGEYGDDYVRFSLIENEERTRQALRGIKHMFSKPIGD
- a CDS encoding DUF4062 domain-containing protein, whose product is MGQTRIFISSTCYDLTHIRQALHSHISELGHIPIMSEFSAFSVDPRLSNLENCKKNVRDNADLFILIVGMKKGSVDSASGKSIVNLEYEAAVQEGLDIFTFVDQRLIDLLPIWKSNPSNDLSAVIDSPDILKFVDSVRRSQRWTFPFRSEDDIISTIRLQVSSQLRELLSKRREGHLRHLGVFQRESERAKYFVENRPEYWEHLLTAELLESRLSRTRRQLDDVIAGRVLGPHTHVNGKKFNEYVQSKLSELISTMEKLVYVITKRIPESWGPSGIAGDPMQIYEAVSEVDDILAALVSAESETFRIHPPESMLQVKTALLGVTDTFTDTLYKAPSEIRSTIEQAINYDKSQPPTVLSINFKFDFKHTENFTRAYDAAIASMRPEDWD